The nucleotide window GAGCCTCTTGCGATAGGCCGCCGCGACGACGGGCGGCGGCGACGGTTGTTGCGTGAGCGGCGGGGAGAAGCCCCCCAGCGCGTCCGGATAGGGCGCGGTTCCAGTCTGACTCACGTGTCTCGGGGTGCTTCGGGGGCTCTGGAGGCCGATCTCGCCGAGGTCGGCCGATCTGGAGGCGTACTTCTGCCTAGGTCTGGGGAACGAAGGCTGTCGTGGGGGGGTGTTAGGCTGCCAGGGCGACGATCCGTCTGGCCCGTTCCACCTTGCCGGCGTCCACCATGGCCCACGCACCTGACAGCATTACCAGCAGGGCCAGGTTCACGTGCACGGTCACCTTCGCCTTGCCACGCACGGTCAGGTCGTCCAGGAGCAGGAAGTCCTTGAGCCGACCGTTCACCCGCTCCGCCGCCGTGCGCTTGCGGTACAGCCGCGTCCACTTCTTGCTCCCCCGCCACAGCCCCGGATAGCGTCGGGGATCGCTCTTGATGCTGACTTTCCGTACAGCCCCGTAGGCGGACGCGGTACACCGGCCCCTCTGCTGACACTCGGTGGCCTTCCCACAGGCCAGCGGGCACCGCCACTTCAGATAGTCCCCGTCCCGTCCGGCGTAGACCATGTGGTTCCCGCCCAGGCACACCTGGGTCCCAATCTCAGTGCACAGGCTCTCGGCAGCCTGGCTAATGGAGTCCTTGTTCTTCCCGTGCGGCAGCCGCATCTTGATGATCGGTAGCGCGCCGTACTGCTCCAGCACATACCGGCAGTTGTCCGTGCTGTCGTACCCGGCGTCCGCCATCACTGCCTCCGTCCGCGACGCCACCTCCGGGTGCTGCTCCTGCAACCGCTTCAGCCCGGGCTCGAACTGCGTGGTCTCATTGACGTTGGCCGCCGTCACTTCGAAGTCCACCGGAAGCTCCGTAGCGCAGTCCACGATCAGGTGCACCTGGTAGCCGAACCAGTAGTCCAGGTACTCCTCCACCTCGCCGCCCTTCCTCCGCCTCTGCCGCTTGGGGCGCGCACTCCACGCCGCGTCCGGGTCGCTCTTGGTCTTGCGCATCTCATCACAATACGCATGCAGCGCGGTGGCATCGACCGCAAGGTGCTCCCCCAACTGAGGCAAGCGCTCTGCCAGCTCCGATACCAACTGGTGGAACATCGCCGCCAGATGCTCCTGCCCCGCCTCGGAACTCAGAAGCTTCAGCAGCCGGCTGAAGTGGTAGTCCTTCGGCACTTGGCCCACGCTCTCGATCCCCACCAGCCGCCGCAACGACCCGTTCCGCTCCAGCTCGCGGATCAGCTCCGCGTACGTGCGAATCTGGTACACGTACTTAGCGATCAGGCACTGCCACAGCATCTCCCACGGGTACTTGTTCTGACGCCCCTTCCGCTGCTCACGCAGCCACGCCACCAGCTTACCGTCAGGTAACGCCTGCAACACCAGCACCAACCGCTCGTTGTCATTGCACTGCCCGCACGAATCGTCGAAGGGAAACAGACTGGGCTGGCGAACCTGGTACATGGGCTTCCTCCTGACCGGGTGCTTGCTTATCGCAAAGTCAAGATTCCCTGGTCCGGCAGGAAGC belongs to Chloroflexi bacterium ADurb.Bin180 and includes:
- a CDS encoding Transposase DDE domain protein; this translates as MYQVRQPSLFPFDDSCGQCNDNERLVLVLQALPDGKLVAWLREQRKGRQNKYPWEMLWQCLIAKYVYQIRTYAELIRELERNGSLRRLVGIESVGQVPKDYHFSRLLKLLSSEAGQEHLAAMFHQLVSELAERLPQLGEHLAVDATALHAYCDEMRKTKSDPDAAWSARPKRQRRRKGGEVEEYLDYWFGYQVHLIVDCATELPVDFEVTAANVNETTQFEPGLKRLQEQHPEVASRTEAVMADAGYDSTDNCRYVLEQYGALPIIKMRLPHGKNKDSISQAAESLCTEIGTQVCLGGNHMVYAGRDGDYLKWRCPLACGKATECQQRGRCTASAYGAVRKVSIKSDPRRYPGLWRGSKKWTRLYRKRTAAERVNGRLKDFLLLDDLTVRGKAKVTVHVNLALLVMLSGAWAMVDAGKVERARRIVALAA